From Aspergillus fumigatus Af293 chromosome 3, whole genome shotgun sequence, a single genomic window includes:
- a CDS encoding Pfs domain protein produces the protein METPARSPFANDEYTVGWICGLASELAAAQSMMDKVHGEPQTPPAEADNNVYMLGSMGKFKVVAACLPIQHPSTEAVVKKMLVTFPRIRVGLLVGIGAGIPNHDNDADICLGDVVMSSSPKTGGVISYDSGKALADGSFESLSVSNSPPMPLHSASAKLQSQYKMEGGRAADYIEQMRRRFPQICSMKGSDPGDPADRLFQPSCPHAGGDSCTECAPSAEISREPRPDGIPRSHYRTIESGDRAIKDAPTRDLIQDRDGAIIFERETTGLMDNLPLMVIRGIGDYTNSHKEVRWQAFAAAAFARGFLDHVQPEAIEAEPAAINTMYHDLGAPIRDGPAESRNVVGASVDSESVPIQDAAPSLTAVTFTDSGYASTKDWEYGKVRPGNVAGVSQLEDEHWARSVDPSDAVTGAGRDPMEVAEDTERAEVRSVYSYASSISNEKKERFISELAEEFANVVQPYRPDEQSWHRISQLLPELLRGFAFRFGHNAPSQMHRDVMVFIHKQRRNVAAAFMDRCSAYNSADVNGRDCMEMSLSEKIALWDRMIERGAECERGLDSMMDIVQRRETPEGEADDEDQEDDDDIPDLIVYRKIVLGAPAFKTLVATLQRECLLVTPELDFMREIGQKLLECLPLSPRISRRRSAESFKVKCTVSWDPITFLITQEYTPQPATAFETAITLTGSNRIAQALPCGQYLSQTWPSTGEQIMGLIKGLIRKGFHNPQSGILHDGTEIVAELQGAIGDSSSMLYSEVTGTAYSIIEVVEQLAWLGAALRSSPIESGVVYCRPVVDCSWAVQDEGEATRRVEYHCKIDYTLRMGEDNPIHLNGLCWHHLFRNPVVVEGYPIARRPKSTTDTGLEIPLNMMAGLAQAHRLSTFNSRTVLKGWSTMLVPTEQHDGLVFWHLMHHPEGKRMSFDTCNTFPPTNVCLPALEKARHVLGWCAEMQFFGGAADASYNVRRSRLPETSEDCMLDKAYLSSGHMISGGHPFSIGRKDIPLHISRHSYIRKLRWIAQKFVILWDEGDKRGWLVNGTSALLHLVRAAMKQASVDRFQSYLLFDADKLRESRRSHEPTAAIDVLMDPSNRALKVYHEKDDSIHFESQVEHFYDLLEKIIDHQQNTAGKGGRNCNTIPRAYLEGWDFHELVVEVDPVHPRVAVLESIGKSWVDFARSIHAVTLFGRGFGEIIKPPTGTCWQWARLPKWRYYLSACMSDLKDIMQTRGDPDSIPMELVDNILWQNSDSFLAPCRCKGDDGETHSDFAQVLLPSSMAREMLQNVTRTADLNSGGAVIFGQNREVEWFWDDTGEPCRKEEAIPSQAFPGSPSHDSGIGRSVASLTSTTGESMAGLCSSQPSVNGLSDGPQPGNAGSEGTGVLSITTLDERLQHLVPEDYKVGIVCPLYLELMAVRTLFDSEHEALTITDHDPNYYALGRIGRHNVVAACLPDGEYGTNSATSVAWNMKRTFTGVRFCLLVGIGGGVPSSENDIRLGDVVVSRPTGTLGGVLNYELGKALGKGGFQPQGCLPPAPGHLMSALSDLRSDPRLSSTPLQPYLEQIASKNPAYKHPGSGKDRLFTSDNIHVEQSGRRGNCESCVSQGEVERPPRLSTHPKIHYGLIASGNKVVRDAEMRDQVANQHNALCFEMEAAGVMLALPCLVIRGICDYADSHKNKIWQEYAAGAAAAYAKLLLSRLRPSPGQLEDERAECHSVSRLQRPKRARTVSTAAIEPSSGLKKVRR, from the exons ATGGAGACTCCCGCGCGGTCTCCCTTCGCCAACGATGAATACACAGTTGGATGGATCTGTGGTCTCGCCAGCGAGCTAGCAGCGGCACAATCTATGATGGATAAGGTACATGGGGAGCCACAAACTCCGCCAGCTGAGGCGGACAACAATGTGTACATGTTGGGATCCATGGGCAAGTTCAAGGTCGTCGCGGCCTGTCTACCTATCCAACATCCCTCGACAGAAGCAGTTGTCAAGAAGATGCTCGTCACGTTTCCGAGAATTCGCGTGGGCCTCCTTGTTGGTATTGGCGCAGGGATACCGAATCATGACAATGATGCCGATATCTGCCTGGGTGACGTTGTCATGAGCAGCAGCCCCAAAACTGGAGGAGTCATTAGCTATGACTCTGGAAAGGCACTTGCAGACGGGTCCTTTGAGAGTCTTTCTGTATCGAACAGCCCTCCCATGCCCCTACACTCTGCTTCGGCAAAGCTCCAATCACAGTATAAGATGGAAGGGGGCAGGGCAGCGGACTATATCGAACAGATGCGGAGAAGGTTTCCCCAAATATGCAGCATGAAAGGCTCTGATCCTGGCGATCCGGCTGATCGCTTGTTTCAACCCAGCTGTCCCCATGCTGGTGGTGATTCCTGCACAGAATGTGCTCCGTCAGCGGAGATTAGTCGCGAACCACGTCCAGACGGCATCCCAAGGTCCCATTATAGAACCATCGAGTCCGGTGATAGGGCCATCAAAGACGCGCCTACACGAGACTTGATTCAGGACAGAGATGGTGCGATAATCTTCGAGAGGGAGACAACAGGTTTGATGGATAATCTCCCTTTGATGGTCATCCGTGGGATCGGGGACTACACCAACTCCCACAAGGAAGTCCGCTGGCAGGCTTTTGCCGCTGCTGCTTTCGCAAGAGGTTTTCTGGACCATGTACAGCCCGAGGCTATTGAGGCCGAGCCTGCAGCGATAAATACCATGTATCACG ATCTAGGAGCCCCAATCCGAGATGGACCGGCCGAATCTCGCAACGTGGTGGGGGCGTCTGTGGACTCGGAAAGCGTCCCTATTCAGGATGCTGCACCCTCTTTGACAGCGGTAACATTCACGGATTCTGGCTACGCATCAACTAAGGACTGGGAGTATGGCAAAGTACGTCCTGGAAATGTCGCCGGTGTTTCGCAACTGGAGGATGAGCACTGGGCGCGAAGTGTGGACCCATCAGACGCTGTCactggcgctggacgagaCCCAATGGAGGTGGCAGAGGACACCGAACGAGCTGAGGTCAGGAGTGTATACTCTTACGCCTCAAGCATCTCCAAtgagaaaaaggaaaggtTCATCTCGGAGCTCGCGGAAGAGTTTGCAAATGTTGTACAGCCGTATCGACCTGACGAGCAGTCCTGGCACAGAATATCACAGCTGCTCCCCGAGCTCCTCAGAGGGTTTGCCTTCCGGTTCGGACACAATGCACCGAGTCAGATGCACCGGGACGTGATGGTGTTTATTCACAAGCAGCGGAG GAACGTAGCAGCGGCTTTCATGGACCGATGTTCTGCGTACAATAGCGCGGATGTCAATGGACGGGATTGCATGGAAATGTCGCTCAGCGAGAAGATCGCTCTCTGGGACAGGATGATCGAGCGCGGCGCGGAATGCGAAAGAGGGCTCGATAGCATGATGGATATAGTTCAAAGACGGGAAACCCCCGAAGGCGAAgccgacgacgaagaccaagaggacgacgatgacatTCCCGACCTGATCGTCTACAGAAAGATTGTTCTCGGAGCTCCGGCCTTCAAGACCCTTGTTGCGACCCTGCAGAGGGAGTGCCTACTGGTCACCCCCGAGTTGGACTTTATGCGGGAAATCGGCCAGAAATTGCTTGAATGTCTTCCGCTAAGCCCGCGGATCAGCCGGAGAAGGTCAGCAGAGTCATTCAAGGTCAAATGTACAGTGAGCTGGGATCCAATCACATTCCTCATCACCCAAGAGTACACGCCGCAGCCAGCAACCGCATTCGAGACAGCGATTACTCTGACGGGATCCAACAGAATCGCACAGGCTTTGCCATGCGGGCAATATTTGTCCCAGACGTGGCCATCAACTGGGGAGCAGATAATGGGCCTCATCAAGGGCTTGATACGCAAGGGGTTTCATAATCCACAATCAGGTATTCTGCACGACGGAACCGAGATCGTCGCCGAGCTTCAAGGTGCAATTGGCGATTCGTCAAGTATGCTCTACAGCGAGGTGACTGGTACGGCCTACTCGATTATAGAAGTGGTGGAACAACTGGCCTGGCTGGGAGCCGCTCTTCGGTCGTCTCCCATCGAGTCCGGAGTTGTCTACTGCAGACCGGTTGTCGACTGCAGCTGGGCGGTGCAGGACGAGGGTGAGGCAACGCGACGAGTAGAGTATCATTGCAAGATAGACTATACACTCCGCATGGGAGAGGACAACCCGATACATCTCAACGGCCTGTGTTGGCACCACCTGTTCCGAAATCCTGTGGTCGTCGAGGGATATCCTATTGCGCGGCGACCAAAGTCTACGACCGACACAGGTTTGGAGATTCCGCTAAACATGATGGCGGGGCTTGCCCAAGCCCACCGTCTCAGTACGTTCAACAGTCGGACAGTCCTAAAAGGATGGTCTACGATGCTTGTGCCCACGGAACAACATGACGGTCTCGTGTTCTGGCACCTAATGCACCATCCGGAAGGCAAGAGGATGTCCTTTGATACGTGCAACACTTTTCCACCCACCAACGTATGCCTTCCcgcgctggagaaggctcgACATGTCCTAGGCTGGTGTGCTGAAATGCAATTCTTTGGAGGAGCCGCCGATGCGAGTTACAACGTGCGGCGATCCAGGCTCCCCGAAACATCCGAAGACTGCATGCTGGACAAAGCATATCTCTCCAGCGGACACATGATATCCGGTGGTCATCCGTTCAGCATTGGCCGTAAGGACATACCACTGCATATTTCCAGGCACAGCTATATCCGTAAGCTCAGGTGGATTGCGCAAAAGTTCGTCATACTTTGGGACGAAGGTGATAAAAGAGGCTGGCTGGTCAACGGGACCAGTGCTCTACTCCATCTTGTTCGCGCAGCTATGAAGCAGGCCAGTGTAGACCGTTTCCAATCTTACCTGCTCTTCGATGCCGACAAATTACGGGAGTCACGGCGATCCCATGAGCCTACTGCTGCAATCGACGTCCTAATGGATCCGAGCAACCGAGCGCTAAAAGTTTATCACGAAAAGGATGACTCCATTCACTTTGAGAGCCAGGTAGAGCACTTCTATGACCtcctcgagaagatcatcgaccACCAACAGAATACAGCGGGAAAGGGCGGGAGAAATTGCAACACCATTCCCAGGGCTTATCTGGAAGGCTGGGATTTCCACGAGCTGGTCGTCGAGGTCGATCCTGTCCACCCTCGGGTGGCGGTTCTTGAATCGATCGGCAAGTCCTGGGTAGACTTTGCCCGCTCGATCCACGCTGTTACACTCTTCGGGCGCGGCTTCGGTGAGATTATAAAGCCCCCGACAGGGACCTGCTGGCAGTGGGCAAGACTACCAAAGTGGAGGTACTACCTTTCCGCTTGTATGTCCGACCTGAAAGATATTATGCAAACGCGAGGTGATCCGGACTCGATCCCAATGGAACTTGTCGACAACATCCTGTGGCAGAACAGCGACTCGTTCTTAGCGCCTTGTAGATGCAAGGGCGACGACGGCGAGACGCATTCGGACTTTGCGCAGGTTCTGCTGCCGTCAAGCATGGCTCGTGAAATGCTGCAGAACGTGACCCGGACGGCCGACTTGAACAGTGGCGGCGCTGTCATCTTTGGTCAGAATAGAGAAGTGGAGTGGTTCTGGGACGACACGGGGGAGCCCTGTAGGAAAGAGGAGGCTATCCCGTCGCAAGCATTTCCAGGCTCCCCATCCCACGATAGCGGCATTGGCAGAAGTGTGGCATCGTTGACGTCGACAACCGGTGAAAGCATGGCGGGTTTGTGCTCTTCGCAACCCTCGGTGAACGGGCTCTCTGATGGGCCGCAGCCAGGAAACGCTGGTTCGGAAGGCACTGGGGTCTTGAGTATCACCACCCTCGATGAACGGTTACAGCACCTCGTCCCGGAGGACTATAAAGTGGGAATCGTGTGCCCACTGTACCTCGAACTGATGGCCGTGCGGACTCTGTTCGACAGCGAGCACGAGGCGCTGACTATCACGGATCATGACCCCAATTATTATGCGTTGGGACGCATCGGACGGCATAACGTGGTCGCCGCATGTCTCCCCGACGGAGAGTATGGGACCAACTCAGCCACCAGCGTCGCCTGGAACATGAAACGCACTTTTACTGGCGTCAGATTCTGCTTGCTGGTCGGGATCGGGGGCGGAGTGCCGTCGTCGGAGAATGATATACGGCTCGGGGATGTCGTCGTCAGCAGACCAACAGGTACACTGGGAGGGGTCCTGAATTACGAATTAGGAAAAGCCCTGGGAAAGGGGGGCTTTCAACCACAAGGATGCCTGCCGCCCGCCCCTGGACATCTGATGTCTGCCCTTAGTGACCTACGGTCCGACCCGCGACTCTCCTCAACGCCCCTGCAGCCATATCTAGAGCAGATTGCGTCAAAGAACCCAGCGTACAAGCACCCTGGTTCCGGAAAGGACAGGCTCTTCACCTCCGACAACATTCATGTAGAACAGAGTGGGCGCCGTGGAAACTGCGAAAGCTGTGTCTCTCAAGGGGAAGTCGAGAGACCACCCCGATTGTCAACTCACCCGAAGATTCACTATGGTCTGATCGCGTCGGGAAACAAGGTCGTGCGAGACGCGGAGATGAGAGACCAGGTGGCGAACCAGCACAATGCACTCTGTTTCGAGATGGAAGCAGCCGGTGTCATGCTTGCCTTGCCTTGTCTTGTTATCCGAGGCATCTGCGACTACGCGGACTCGCACAAGAACAAAATTTGGCAGGAATATGCGGCTGGAGCAGCGGCGGCATATGCGAAGCTACTACTCTCTCGCTTGCGGCCGTCGCCGGGCCAGTTGGAGGACGAAAGAGCTGAATGCCACTCTGTTTCAAGACTTCAGCGCCCCAAGCGAGCGCGGACTGTTTCGACGGCGGCTATCGAGCCATCTTCGGGACTGAAGAAAGTTCGGCGTTAA
- a CDS encoding putative FAD-dependent oxygenase, with protein MRWLKIEAVAALAASAVPAFCLSVPVARDLRGICPRGDDDLKELGAKLSRTGKIYFPGSTEFEQASTRWSVLETPTVNVVVVPGTENDVVETVKYANKKNLPFLAYNGVHGAITTLGRMDHGIEIYLNQLSGVEISKDGKTAKIGGGTKSKLVTDQLWAAGKQTVTGTCECVSYLGPALGGGHGWLQGHHGLVADQFVSANIVLANGSLKTIDAKSDLWWALNGAGHNFGIVTSVTTKIYDIQHADWAIDTLIFSGDKVEAVYQAANEHLLKNGTQPVDLINWSYWLNIPTADPNNPVILFYIIQEGVKTVDPAYTKPFHDIGPLSAEAIGGSYTDLAGWTGIATTSPPCQKAGLVNPRFPIYLREYNVPAQKTAYDIFAAATRGSSAFNNSIFMFEGYSTQGVKAINSKSSAFAFRNENLLAAPLVTYAPAGPERDNDAKQLGNQLRQILFQASGLNEIGAYVNYAYGDETPQQWYGSEQWRQDRLRALKKKYDPAGKFSFYGPIA; from the exons ATGCGTTGGCTCAAAATTGAGGCGGTTGCAGCCCTCGCAGCCTCGGCTGTGCCCGCATTTTGCTTGTCAGTGCCTGTTGCCCGTGATCTCAGAGGCATCTGTCCCcgcggagatgatgacttgaaGGAGCTGGGGGCGAAGCTTTCGAGGACTGGCAAGATCTACTTCCCGGGGTCGACTGAGTTCGAACAGGCGTCCACCCGATGGTCTGTTCTGGAGACTCCCACAGTCAATGTCGTGGTGGTGCCAGGAACGGAGAACGATGTCGTTGAGACG GTGAAATACGCCAACAAGAAAAACTTGCCCTTTCTGGCGTACAATGGCGTGCATGGCGCCATTACCACCCTCGGCCGGATGGACCACGGCATCGAAATCTACCTGAACCAGCTGAGCGGCGTCGAAATCTCCAAGGATGGGAAAACGGCCAAGATCGGGGGCGGCACCAAGTCCAAACTCGTGACTGACCAGCTCTGGGCGGCGGGAAAGCAAACGGTGACCGGGACCTGCGAGTGCGTCAGCTATCTGGGACCTGCCCTGGGAGGCGGACATGGCTGGCTTCAGGGACACCATGGACTGGTTGCGGATCAGTTCGTTTCCGCCAATATCGTCCTTGCCAACGGCAGTCTGAAGACGATTGATGCCAAATCCGACCTCTGGTGGGCCCTGAATGGCGCAGGTCACAACTTTGGCATTGTGACCTCGGTGACCACCAAGATCTACGATATCCAGCATGCCGACTGGGCAATCGACACGCTCATCTTCAGTGGAGATAAAGTCGAGGCCGTCTACCAGGCCGCCAACGAGCACCTCCTCAAGAATGGCACCCAGCCCGTGGATCTCATCAACTGGTCATACTGGCTCAACATCCCCACTGCGGACCCGAACAAC CCCGTCATCCTATTCTACATCATCCAGGAAGGAGTCAAGACCGTCGACCCGGCCTACACCAAGCCCTTCCACGATATCGGCCCGCTCTCCGCTGAAGCTATCGGAGGCAGCTACACGGATCTCGCGGGATGGACAGGCATCGCCACGACGTCTCCACCATGCCAAAAGGCCGGGCTCGTCAACCCCCGCTTCCCCATCTATCTCAGAGAGTACAACGTCCCCGCCCAGAAGACGGCCTATGATATCTTCGCCGCTGCAACCCGCGGGTCCTCGGCGTTCAACAACTCCATCTTCATGTTCGAGGGCTACTCCACGCAAGGTGTCAAGGCCATCAACAGCAAGTCCAGTGCCTTTGCCTTCCGGAATGAGAACCTTCTTGCCGCACCGCTGGTCACCTACGCGCCGGCCGGGCCGGAGCGCGACAATGACGCCAAGCAGCTGGGTAACCAGCTCCGCCAGATCCTCTTCCAGGCGAGTGGGCTCAATGAGATTGGCGCTTATGTCAACTATGCCTATGGCGACGAGACGCCGCAGCAGTGGTACGGCAGTGAGCAGTGGCGCCAGGACCGCCTGCGggccttgaagaagaagtatGACCCGGCAGGCAAGTTCAGCTTTTATGGCCCGATTGCTTAG
- a CDS encoding flavin reductase family protein has product MGHSVISPAIFYWGTPVVLATTVNKDGTPNIAPISSAWWLGNRAVLGLGRSSQTIANIIRTRQCVLNLPGDDMVQCVNALARTTGAKDVPASKTQRGYRDEKDKFGIAGLTPESSHLVQPPRIQECPVQMEAEVAGTHELFKDGPIELQGCVMAIEVKILRTYVREELRLAAYANRIDPDK; this is encoded by the coding sequence ATGGGACACTCGGTCATCTCGCCTGCCATCTTCTACTGGGGCACCCCGGTCGTTCTTGCGACAACGGTCAACAAAGACGGAACGCCGAATATCGCGCCTATCTCATCCGCCTGGTGGTTGGGAAATCGAGCTGTCCTAGGGCTTGGACGAAGTTCTCAGACAATCGCCAACATCATCCGCACGCGACAGTGCGTGCTCAATCTCCCAGGCGATGATATGGTCCAATGTGTTAATGCTCTGGCGCGGACAACTGGCGCCAAAGACGTGCCGGCAAGCAAGACCCAGCGAGGCTATCGAGATGAGAAAGACAAGTTCGGCATCGCGGGATTGACTCCCGAATCTTCGCATCTTGTACAGCCTCCACGGATTCAGGAATGCCCGGTTCAGATGGAAGCTGAGGTCGCTGGAACCCACGAGCTTTTCAAAGATGGTCCAATCGAGTTACAGGGATGCGTCATGGCGATTGAGGTCAAGATCCTGAGGACCTATGTTAGGGAAGAGCTGCGGCTTGCTGCGTATGCGAACAGGATCGATCCCGATAAATGA
- a CDS encoding GNAT family N-acetyltransferase produces the protein MSSSIPPLPPNYRLHDGYPAVADYLHLRAASGLTPKTKAQATVVAQGSWYGCYVTFEDESSGTSTPVGMGRIIGDGGWYFHIADMAVLPDHQRKGLGDIILKTLLAKIRSEAPEGKPYVNLLADPPGRKLYAKNGFVESAPKELGMMMVMDRGEPST, from the coding sequence ATGTCTTCCTCAATTCCACCACTCCCTCCCAACTACCGTCTTCATGATGGCTATCCCGCAGTCGCAGATTACCTCCACCTGCGCGCTGCTTCAGGTCTCACCCCCAAGACCAAGGCACAGGCAACTGTCGTGGCTCAGGGCAGCTGGTACGGCTGCTATGTGACATTCGAAGACGAATCATCAGGCACATCGACTCCCGTGGGGATGGGCCGCATTATCGGCGATGGGGGTTGGTATTTCCATATCGCCGACATGGCCGTCCTGCCTGATCATCAGCGGAAGGGTCTAGGAGATATCATTCTCAAGACCCTTCTGGCGAAGATTCGCAGTGAAGCACCAGAGGGAAAGCCGTATGTGAATCTGCTTGCTGATCCACCCGGGAGAAAGCTGTATGCAAAGAATGGGTTTGTGGAGTCAGCGCCGAAGGAGctggggatgatgatggtcaTGGACAGGGGTGAGCCGTCAACGTGA
- a CDS encoding GPI anchored serine-threonine rich family protein, translating into MRFALTLTAFVGSVAALSITSPKKDQDVDLSEKTTIEWSSVSSDPSSFDIYLVKMNSYPPVNKLVAENVKTSEGSYTIDGVSADNGSGYQINFVSRDPQNTGILAQSQQFKVESSGSSTTSDSTSSASATGSASTSSSSTGTVSSTASASATASASATASSTLSKSASGTASKTASATGSETSGASASSTSSPTTTPNGAGSLTVPAGSLLLGLVALAL; encoded by the exons ATGCGTTTCGCTCTGACTCTCACTGCCTTCGTCGGCTCTGTCGCCGCTCTGTCCATCACCTCTCCCAAGAAGGACCAGGATGTCGACCTCAGCGAGAAGACCACCATCGAATGGAGCTCGGTCAG CTCTGatccctcctccttcgaCATCTACCTCGTCAAGATGAACTCCTACCCTCCCGTCAACAAGCTTGTCGCCGAGAACGTCAAGACCAGCGAGGGCTCCTACACCATTGACGGTGTCTCCGCCGACAACGG ATCCGGCTACCAGATCAACTTTGTCTCCAGGGATCCCCAGAACACCGGCATCCTCGCCCAGTCGCAGCAGTTCAAGGTCGAGTCCTCCGgctcctcgaccacctccGACTCGACTTCTAGCGCCTCTGCTACTGGCTCCGCGTCTACTTCCTCTTCTAGCACCGGTACGGTCTCTAGcactgcctctgcctctgccaccgcttctgcctctgccacCGCTTCTTCCACCTTGAGCAAGTCCGCCTCTGGCACAG CTTCCAAGACTGCCTCCGCCACCGGCAGCGAAACCAGCGGCGCCTCCGCTTCCAGCACCAGCTcccccaccaccacccccaACGGTGCCGGCTCGCTCACCGTCCCCGCTGGATCGCTCCTGCTTGGTCTGGTCGCCCTGGCTCTGTAA
- the amyA gene encoding alpha-amylase encodes MSSLSISRRCMHIVSLSLLVASSLAANTAQWKSRAIYQTMTDRFGRTDGSTTARCVASENIRCGGTWRGTIDHLDYIQGMGFDAVMISPVVKNVEGRVSYGEAYHGYWPEDIYSLNPHFGTKQDLLDLSAEVHKRGMFLMVDTVINNMAYITNGSDPATHIKYSTLTPFDSSSYYHPYCKIEDWNNFTQAQWCQTGDNVVALPDLYTEHPDVQSILEKWAQDMISTYSIDGLRIDAAKHVNTGFLANFGKALSDTFMTGEVYQQEVDIICDYKNNYITSVPNFPVYFSVIEAFTKGNTSSLANIVEVMKNSCHDVTSMTTFTESHDVNRFANMTSDMALAKNVLTFNILFDGIPIIYQGQEQHFNGAYYANNSNREAVWLSGYNTDAELYKLAAKLNRLRKHVYNLDNNYLDIETYPIYQGSSELAFRKGVEGRQTIMLLSTQGANQKEPYDLYMPVSFNPGVVAMDVLNCVNYTVNRAGQLVVPMDKGEPRVFFPANLMPGSGLCGFSDTNISYVELKTGKPASSGSAKVFSMTPAGIPVTILFSVLVSLVSGLGFGLGC; translated from the exons ATGAGTTCGCTTTCGATTTCACGACGATGCATGCACATcgtttctctttctctcctggTTGCCTCGTCGCTCGCAGCAAACACGGCACAATGGAAATCCAGAGCCATCTATCAGACCATGACCGATCGGTTCGGCCGCACCGACGGGTCGACAACGGCGCGATGCGTCGCGTCCGAGAACATCCGTTGCGGAGGGACATGGCGAGGAACAATTGACCATCTAGATTACATCCAAGGGATGGGGTTCGACGCGGTCATGATCTCTCCCGTCGTGAAGAACGTAGAGGGCCGGGTGAGTTACGGCGAAGCCTACCATGGATATTGGCCCGAAGACATCTACAGCCTCAACCCGCATTTCGGCACGAAACAGGATCTGCTGGACCTGAGTGCAGAAGTGCATAAGCGGGGCATGTTCCTCATGGTGGACACGGTCATCAACAACATGGCGTACATCACCAACGGCAGCGATCCGGCTACGCATATCAAATACTCGACGCTCACACCGTTCGACAGTTCCAGCTACTACCACCCCTACTGTAAGATCGAAGACTGGAACAATTTCACCCAGGCGCAATGGTGTCAAACTGGTGATAACGTGGTGGCACTGCCCGATCTTTACACCGAACATCCCGACGTCCAAAGCATTCTAGAGAAATGGGCGCAAGACATGATCTCAACCTACTCGATTGACGGGCTGCGGATTGATGCGGCCAAACACGTCAACACGGGCTTCCTGGCCAATTTCGGCAAGGCGCTCAGCGACACCTTCATGACCGGGGAGGTGTATCAGCAAGAAGTAGACATCATCTGCGACTACAAGAACAACTACATCACCAGTGTTCCCAACTTCCCCGTCTACTTTTCCGTCATCGAAGCCTTCACCAAGGGCAACACGAGTTCCTTGGCAAACATTGTagaagtgatgaagaacagCTGTCACGACGTCACATCCATGACTACCTTCACAGAGAGCCACGACGTGAACCGTTTCGCCAACATGACCTCAGACATGGCG CTCGCAAAGAATGTACTTACGttcaacatcctcttcgACGGCATCCCCATCATATACCAGGGGCAGGAGCAGCACTTTAACGGAGCATATTACGCCAACAACAGTAACCGAGAAGCCGTCTGGCTGTCCGGCTACAACACCGACGCCGAGCTGTACAAGCTGGCTGCCAAGCTCAACCGCCTCCGCAAACACGTATACAACCTCGACAACAACTATCTCGACATCGAGACATACCCGATCTACCAGGGCTCCAGCGAGCTCGCCTTTCGCAAAGGCGTCGAGGGCCGCCAGACCATCATGCTTCTCTCGACGCAGGGCGCCAACCAGAAAGAGCCGTACGACCTGTACATGCCCGTAAGCTTTAACCCCGGTGTAGTAGCGATGGACGTCCTCAACTGTGTCAACTATACCGTCAACCGGGCCGGTCAACTCGTAGTCCCCATGGACAAGGGCGAGCCCCGCGTTTTCTTCCCCGCGAACCTCATGCCCGGCAGCGGGCTGTGCGGCTTCAGCGACACAAACATCAGCTATGTCGAGCTGAAGACGGGCAAGCCGGCATCATCAGGGTCTGCGAAGGTGTTCTCGATGACGCCGGCGGGGATACCGGTGACGATTCTGTTCTCTGTTTTGGTGTCATTAGTCTCTGGGTTGGGGTTTGGGTTGGGGTGTTGA